A genomic stretch from Falco cherrug isolate bFalChe1 chromosome 1, bFalChe1.pri, whole genome shotgun sequence includes:
- the LOC102059256 gene encoding cytochrome P450 2C5-like isoform X1, translating into MDAGSAGMLVTLLLLSILWFLIWKVSMKRSQLPPGPAPWPILGNLWQKDVLPLYRTYEKLSSTYGPIFTVWLGLKPVVVLCGYETVKDALLGHAEEFGGRPEIPLLRQLSKDYGFVSNNEKKWQELRRFTLSTLRDFGMGKSSMSQRVQQETQHLVKLLAELKGNAFEPLTLFRHAVANVICSVVFGNHYSYSDTAFLELLNVIGNYISFFLSPIAAVYNTFPNIMHHLPGPHRKVLARCEKLKDYIRERVELHKLTLDPSCPRDYIDCFLIKAEKEKNSPENMYSHEDLVMSVFNLFGAGTVTTSNSLVFCLLILAKYPHIQAKVQEEIDAVVGAARAPSTEDKLKMPYTNAVIHELQRLQKSRIENFPRMTTQDIVFRGHTIPKGMVVIPVLSSVHTDPTQWENPKEVDPGHFLDEKGEFRKHKAFMAFSAGKRMCPGEALARIELFLFLTTLLQSFTFQLASKYEETDLLSLWLKIESRAIPCKFFAIRRPVSS; encoded by the exons ATGGATGCTGGATCGGCCGGGATGCTTGTTActctcctccttctctccatCCTGTGGTTCCTGATCTGGAAAGTCAGCATGAAAAGaagccagctgcctcctggacCAGCCCCGTGGCCCATTCTGGGCAACCTCTGGCAAAAGGACGTCCTGCCCCTCTACAGGACCTATGAGAAG ctcagcagcacatACGGCCCCATCTTCACCGTCTGGCTGGGGCTGAAGCCGGTGGTGGTGCTCTGCGGGTACGAGACGGTGAAGGATGCTCTGTTGGGCCACGCCGAGGAGTTTGGAGGGAGACCTGAAATACCCCTTCTGAGGCAGCTATCGAAAGACTATG GTTTTGTCTCCAACAATGAGAAGAAGTGGCAGGAGCTGCGGAGGTTCACGCTCAGCACCCTGCGGGACTttgggatggggaagagctcCATGTCACAGCGGGTGCAGCAGGAGACCCAGCACCTGGTGAAACTGCTGGCAGAACTCAAAG GAAATGCCTTTGAGCCGCTGACGCTGTTCAGACATGCAGTTGCCAATGTGATCTGCTCGGTCGTCTTTGGGAACCATTACAGCTACAGTGATACGGCCTTTCTGGAGCTACTGAATGTGATCGGGAATTACAtcagcttcttcctctcccccatcGCTGCG GTCTACAACACCTTCCCCAACATCATGCACCACCTCCCAGGGCCACACAGGAAAGTCCTGGCCAGGTGTGAGAAGCTGAAGGACTACATCAGAGAAAGAGTTGAGCTTCACAAGCTCACGCTGGATCCCAGCTGCCCCCGGGACTACATCGACTGTTTCCTTATAAAAGCGGAAAAG GAGAAGAACAGCCCAGAGAACATGTACAGCCACGAAGACCTGGTTATGTCAGTATTCAACCTCTTCGGCGCCGGGACCGTGACTACTAGCAATAGCCTGGTCTTCTGCCTCTTGATCCTGGCAAAATACCCCCATATTCAAG CCAAGGTCCAAGAGGAGATCGATGCGGTGGTGGGCGCTGcccgtgctcccagcacagaggaCAAGCTGAAGATGCCATACACTAACGCAGTGATCCATGAGCTGCAGCGCTTGCAGAAGTCCCGCATCGAGAACTTCCCACGGATGACCACGCAGGACATTGTGTTCAGGGGCCACACCATCCCCAAG GGCATGGTTGTTATTCCGGTATTATCTTCCGTGCATACGGATCCAACCCAGTGGGAGAACCCCAAAGAAGTCGACCCAGGCCACTTCTTGGATGAGAAGGGCGAGTTCAGGAAGCACAAAGCCTTCATGGCTTTCTCGGCAG GGAAGCGCATGTGCCccggcgaggcgctggcccgCATCGagctcttccttttcctcaccACGCTGCTGCAGAGCTTCACCTTCCAGCTCGCCTCCAAGTACGAGGAGACGGATTTATTGTCCCTGTGGCTCAAGATAGAGAGCAGGGCGATACCTTGCAAGTTCTTTGCTATTCGGCGCCCGGTATCCTCCTAA
- the FBXW10B gene encoding F-box and WD repeat domain containing protein 10B: MTGAQPPAMCSWPKTTDCLTQEGPDAEENSPITSLADQGVTVAPASLQSPSNVNQSKDLIRCLPPHLSMYILGLLDQKSLDACAAVSRCWAFLAKEVKREHACRSVIQKKILYLQGLCPRGAVSNYAETVNVTIPQLNEEGDVIRVKRHKGGSKTKEEHNLQAAYHDLKTDTIQLEERNVFCGSYNIRVLMDQSDESRIIHYNGGNLVAIGSADRKVRLLDMSGMKEMLPLLSGHAGSIQALFLHEKKGLVLSASVDLSIRCWNIYSGACVKIFNGHWATVTCLDFHDEQFVSGARDGMVKVWSLESGKCLKTLKHDSTVWVVKMHGRRVVSGCDRGLVKVWCADTGTLIKTLEGHQGPVKCLSFDQWHLVTGSTDGYVLGWSMLGNMKRCLTAFCHPKEVLSLEFLYLRVVSGCADGKIRIFNYLTGTCLKVLTVNSGGGPVSFFCAAGNRMVINLPTSLLMFQFEDASWDCTSDADRETVRKEGQRSGTPSRALLRLQRKKHHDLSRVYRLAPETQDADQLMLSCWIRCQSPKSCGTSQTLCYEPMKSAACQQQQQLCKMEKAFRIQAEQQKKLFIPGPRQPHAFASGKLARAHSARIRADADSRLEHGPSLDVPAHPDRAEATLQHEKKRGSGCPMSLDKLLLRVSMLQNACKSAPVSSSIKHTAEVREAWEHPREHQQHRPEKAQIYKPPLQHKKDQTVQLQHVRLQSDPLTMKRISVPSETKMLQLKLKNSLHGPTVNSSTPAAPVVCPKMCGLQKKAHGGHSKAVPLLEGGVQLTHPFTASSELVKSTHVMIAQMKNEAVSRRKKAFCLYGGDPSPGDGGFRLLTGKQKEACEAATVAQYRAAQTKLLEDQRRACKKVWLRKIKGLPIDSFTEERKIAAPELGPNVFI, translated from the exons ATGACAG GTGCTCAACCACCAGCAATGTGCTCCTGGCCCAAAACCACTGACTGCCTCACCCAGGAGGGTCCTGATGCAGAGGAAAATTCACCTATCACGTCCTTAGCCGATCAAGGTGTCACTGTGGCTCCTGCATCTCTCCAGTCACCCTCTAATGTCAACCAATCCAAGGATTTAATTCGCTGCCTGCCACCTCACCTGTCTATGTACATCCTGG GGCTTTTGGATCAAAAATCCCTCgatgcctgtgctgctgtgagtAGATGTTGGGCTTTTCTGGCCAAAGAAGTCAAGAGGGAACATGCGTGTCGAAGTGTAATACAGAAGAAGATCCTGTATTTACAG GGGTTGTGCCCTAGAGGAGCAGTTTCAAACTATGCCGAAACAGTCAATGTGACAATTCCACAGTTAAACGAAGAGGGTGATGTCATCAGAGTGAAACGTCACAAAGGGGGAAGTAAAACAAAG GAGGAACACAACCTGCAGGCAGCCTATCATGATCTGAAAACTGACACAATCCAGCTGGAAGAGAGAAATGTCTTCTGTGGCTCCTACAATATTCGTGTCCTCATGGACCA ATCAGATGAAAGCAGAATAATCCATTATAATGGTGGAAACTTGGTAGCCATCGGCTCCGCAGACCGAAAAGTGAGGCTTCTTGATATGTCGGGAATGAAAGaaatgctgcctctgctctctggCCATGCTGGAAGCATCCAAGCGCTCTTCCTCCACGAGAAGAAGGGGCTCGTTCTCAGCGCAAGCGTTGACCTCAGCATCAG ATGCTGGAATATATACAGTGGTGCTTGTGTGAAAATCTTTAATGGTCACTGGGCGACAGTCACCTGCTTGGATTTCCACGACGAGCAGTTTGTGTCAGGAGCCAGAGATGGGATGGTAAAAG TGTGGAGCCTGGAGAGTGGGAAATGTCTCAAGACTCTGAAGCATGACAGCACTGTTTGGGTAGTTAAAATGCATGGCAGGCGTGTTGTCAGTGGGTGCGACAGAGGGCTGGTGAAAGTCTGGTGTGCTGATACGGGCACTCTGATCAAA ACTTTAGAGGGGCACCAAGGCCCAGTTAAGTGCTTGTCCTTTGATCAGTGGCACCTAGTCACAGGAAGCACTGATGGATATGTTCTAGGATGGAGCATGTTGGGAAACATGAAGAGATGCCTAACAGCTTTCTGCCACCCTAA GGAAGTTCTGTCTCTGGAGTTCCTCTATCTCAGAGTCGTCAGTGGCTGTGCTGATGGAAAGATTCGTATATTTAACTACTTAACTGGAACCTGCCTGAAAGTGTTGACGGTCAATAGCGGAGGGGGGCCCGTatcttttttctgtgctgcaggaaacAG gatGGTGATCAACTTGCCAACTAGTCTGTTGATGTTCCAGTTTGAGGATGCCAGCTGGGACTGCACTTCAGATGCCGATAGAGAGACGGTGAGGAAGGAAGGACAGCGCAGCGGGACTCCAAGCAGAGCACTGCTTCGCCTTCAGCGAAAGAAACACCACGACCTCAGCCGGGTGTATCGACTTGCTCCGGAGACACAAGATGCTGACCAGCTCATGCTGTCTTGCTGGATCCGCTGCCAGTCACCAAAAAGCTGTGGAACATCTCAAA cTCTCTGCTATGAACCGATGAAATCAGCAGCTtgccagcaacagcagcagctttgcaagaTGGAAAAGGCTTTTCGTAttcaggcagagcagcagaaaaagcttttcattccTGGTCCTAGACAGCCCCATGCCTTTGCCTCAGGAAAGCTGGCGAGAGCACATTCTGCAAGAATCCGGGCAGATGCTG ATAGCAGACTTGAACATGGCCCTTCTCTCGATGTACCTGCACATCCTGACAGAGCAGAAGCCACTTtgcagcatgaaaagaaaagaggctCAGGTTGCCCAATGTCCCTTGACAAGCTTCTCTTAAGGGTCAGCATGCTGCAGAATGCCTGCAAGTCAGCCCCAGTCAGCTCCAGCATTAAGCACACTGCAGAAGTCAGAGAAGCATGGGAACATCCACGGGAGCATCAGCAACACCGCCCTGAAAAGGCACAAATATACAAACCCCCTCTGCAACACAAGAAGGATCAGACAGTCCAGCTCCAACATGTAAGATTGCAAAGTGATCCCCTGACCATGAAAAGAATCTCTGTACCCTCTGAAACCAAAATGCTGCAGCTCAAGCTGAAAAACTCTTTGCATGGACCCACTGTGAATTCCTCCACGCCTGCTGCCCCAGTTGTGTGCCCCAAGATGTGTGGTTTGCAGAAGAAAGCTCACGGTGGTCACAGTAAAGCTGTTCCTCTCCTTGAAGGTGGAGTTCAGCTTACCCATCCCTTTACAGCTTCTTCCGAACTGGTCAAATCAACACATGTCATGAttgcacaaatgaaaaatgaagcagtttccaggagaaaaaaggCCTTCTGTCTGTATGGTGGAGACCCTTCCCCAGGTGATGGTGGGTTCAGGCTTCTGACgggaaaacagaaggaagcGTGTGAGGCAGCCACTGTAGCTCAGTATCGGGCAGCACAGACAAAGCTCCTAGAAGATCAGCGGAGAGCATGCAAGAAGGTCTGGTTAAGGAAAATTAAAGGCCTACCTATAGATTCTTTTACTGAGGAGAGGAAAATAGCTGCTCCTGAACTTGGGCCTAATGTGTTTATCTGA
- the LOC102059256 gene encoding cytochrome P450 2C5-like isoform X2: MDAGSAGMLVTLLLLSILWFLIWKVSMKRSQLPPGPAPWPILGNLWQKDVLPLYRTYEKLSSTYGPIFTVWLGLKPVVVLCGYETVKDALLGHAEEFGGRPEIPLLRQLSKDYGNAFEPLTLFRHAVANVICSVVFGNHYSYSDTAFLELLNVIGNYISFFLSPIAAVYNTFPNIMHHLPGPHRKVLARCEKLKDYIRERVELHKLTLDPSCPRDYIDCFLIKAEKEKNSPENMYSHEDLVMSVFNLFGAGTVTTSNSLVFCLLILAKYPHIQAKVQEEIDAVVGAARAPSTEDKLKMPYTNAVIHELQRLQKSRIENFPRMTTQDIVFRGHTIPKGMVVIPVLSSVHTDPTQWENPKEVDPGHFLDEKGEFRKHKAFMAFSAGKRMCPGEALARIELFLFLTTLLQSFTFQLASKYEETDLLSLWLKIESRAIPCKFFAIRRPVSS, encoded by the exons ATGGATGCTGGATCGGCCGGGATGCTTGTTActctcctccttctctccatCCTGTGGTTCCTGATCTGGAAAGTCAGCATGAAAAGaagccagctgcctcctggacCAGCCCCGTGGCCCATTCTGGGCAACCTCTGGCAAAAGGACGTCCTGCCCCTCTACAGGACCTATGAGAAG ctcagcagcacatACGGCCCCATCTTCACCGTCTGGCTGGGGCTGAAGCCGGTGGTGGTGCTCTGCGGGTACGAGACGGTGAAGGATGCTCTGTTGGGCCACGCCGAGGAGTTTGGAGGGAGACCTGAAATACCCCTTCTGAGGCAGCTATCGAAAGACTATG GAAATGCCTTTGAGCCGCTGACGCTGTTCAGACATGCAGTTGCCAATGTGATCTGCTCGGTCGTCTTTGGGAACCATTACAGCTACAGTGATACGGCCTTTCTGGAGCTACTGAATGTGATCGGGAATTACAtcagcttcttcctctcccccatcGCTGCG GTCTACAACACCTTCCCCAACATCATGCACCACCTCCCAGGGCCACACAGGAAAGTCCTGGCCAGGTGTGAGAAGCTGAAGGACTACATCAGAGAAAGAGTTGAGCTTCACAAGCTCACGCTGGATCCCAGCTGCCCCCGGGACTACATCGACTGTTTCCTTATAAAAGCGGAAAAG GAGAAGAACAGCCCAGAGAACATGTACAGCCACGAAGACCTGGTTATGTCAGTATTCAACCTCTTCGGCGCCGGGACCGTGACTACTAGCAATAGCCTGGTCTTCTGCCTCTTGATCCTGGCAAAATACCCCCATATTCAAG CCAAGGTCCAAGAGGAGATCGATGCGGTGGTGGGCGCTGcccgtgctcccagcacagaggaCAAGCTGAAGATGCCATACACTAACGCAGTGATCCATGAGCTGCAGCGCTTGCAGAAGTCCCGCATCGAGAACTTCCCACGGATGACCACGCAGGACATTGTGTTCAGGGGCCACACCATCCCCAAG GGCATGGTTGTTATTCCGGTATTATCTTCCGTGCATACGGATCCAACCCAGTGGGAGAACCCCAAAGAAGTCGACCCAGGCCACTTCTTGGATGAGAAGGGCGAGTTCAGGAAGCACAAAGCCTTCATGGCTTTCTCGGCAG GGAAGCGCATGTGCCccggcgaggcgctggcccgCATCGagctcttccttttcctcaccACGCTGCTGCAGAGCTTCACCTTCCAGCTCGCCTCCAAGTACGAGGAGACGGATTTATTGTCCCTGTGGCTCAAGATAGAGAGCAGGGCGATACCTTGCAAGTTCTTTGCTATTCGGCGCCCGGTATCCTCCTAA